A region from the Mucilaginibacter sp. CSA2-8R genome encodes:
- a CDS encoding ATP-dependent Clp protease adaptor ClpS has translation MPTEVQEETLTLEEILASLKEMHRLILWNDDVNSFEHVIYCMMKYLDYSETQAEKIAWKVHNEGKCAVLEGSFTEMEVYRKILQQEGLTVSVD, from the coding sequence ATGCCAACTGAAGTACAGGAAGAAACGCTAACGCTTGAAGAGATATTAGCGAGCTTAAAAGAGATGCATCGCCTGATTTTGTGGAACGATGACGTGAACAGCTTTGAGCACGTTATTTACTGCATGATGAAATACCTGGACTATTCTGAAACACAAGCCGAAAAAATTGCCTGGAAAGTGCACAACGAAGGTAAATGTGCCGTTTTAGAAGGCTCGTTCACCGAAATGGAAGTATACCGCAAAATATTACAGCAAGAA